The following coding sequences are from one Leptospira mayottensis 200901116 window:
- a CDS encoding DUF2461 domain-containing protein: MLGPSTLDFLKKLAKNNNKPWLEKNKDLFIEAKADFENLITELIIGLAKLNPSLTEVDPKKCIFRIHRDVRFSKNKEPYKTNFGASIGATGKDLGKPLFYLHVQPGGESFLAGGLYMPDPPTLKKVREHILEDSKSLKKIVQEKKFVKKFGGLSDMKLKTAPKGFAKDHPDLEWIQYTSYIVEKRLKDEDLLARNFIKNTIESYKILQSFLKYLNDALA; the protein is encoded by the coding sequence ATGTTAGGTCCATCCACTCTCGACTTTCTCAAAAAATTAGCCAAGAATAACAATAAACCTTGGTTGGAAAAGAATAAGGATCTATTCATTGAGGCTAAGGCGGACTTTGAAAATTTAATCACGGAATTGATTATAGGATTAGCGAAGTTAAATCCATCCCTGACTGAAGTCGATCCCAAAAAGTGCATCTTTAGAATCCATAGAGACGTTCGTTTTTCTAAAAATAAAGAACCTTACAAAACCAATTTTGGCGCAAGTATAGGAGCAACTGGTAAAGATCTAGGGAAACCTCTCTTTTACCTTCATGTTCAACCGGGAGGAGAATCATTTCTTGCCGGTGGTCTTTACATGCCAGACCCCCCCACGCTAAAAAAAGTTCGTGAACATATATTAGAAGATTCTAAATCTCTAAAAAAAATCGTTCAAGAAAAAAAGTTCGTTAAAAAATTCGGGGGACTCTCGGATATGAAATTGAAAACGGCTCCGAAAGGTTTCGCCAAGGATCATCCTGACTTGGAATGGATTCAATATACGAGTTATATCGTGGAAAAAAGACTGAAAGATGAGGACCTTTTAGCGCGAAATTTCATCAAGAATACGATTGAGTCGTATAAAATCCTACAATCGTTTCTTAAATATCTGAACGACGCCCTTGCCTAA
- a CDS encoding response regulator produces the protein MKPTNTKIFLVDDHAILREGLKMILSGQFEICGESGDAEKALDQIGKLNPDLVITDISMPGLSGIDLVKNLRKHYPNIRTIILSRHDNREYVQKLLELGINGYVLKDDAGNDLLRAIEAVHKGETYLSPGITAHFLSGFVGSGKPGEENQDAKKAFSVLSDREREILKLVAEGNSNESIGKILGISPATVKVHRANIMKKLNLHKVADLVMYAIRAGLIES, from the coding sequence ATGAAACCTACTAACACAAAAATATTCTTAGTCGATGATCACGCTATTCTCAGAGAAGGGCTTAAAATGATCCTTTCCGGACAATTTGAAATCTGCGGTGAATCAGGAGACGCTGAAAAAGCTCTGGACCAAATCGGTAAATTAAATCCCGATTTGGTAATTACCGACATTTCTATGCCCGGTTTAAGCGGGATCGATCTTGTCAAAAATCTAAGAAAACATTATCCGAATATTCGGACCATCATTCTTTCCCGACACGACAACAGAGAATACGTTCAAAAATTATTGGAATTAGGAATCAACGGTTACGTTTTGAAAGACGACGCCGGTAATGATCTTCTCCGCGCAATCGAAGCAGTTCACAAAGGAGAAACATATTTAAGCCCCGGAATCACCGCCCATTTCCTGTCCGGTTTTGTAGGTTCTGGAAAACCGGGTGAAGAAAATCAAGACGCCAAAAAAGCGTTTTCTGTTCTTTCGGATCGAGAAAGAGAAATTTTAAAACTGGTCGCCGAAGGGAATTCCAACGAATCCATCGGTAAAATTTTAGGAATTTCTCCGGCCACCGTAAAAGTTCACCGAGCTAATATCATGAAAAAGTTGAATCTTCATAAGGTTGCGGATTTGGTTATGTATGCAATCCGCGCGGGTTTGATCGAATCTTAG
- a CDS encoding sensor histidine kinase, producing the protein MPDLKRKIGKSLFPPVTLKSGLSPKFFLNLLKEISPIVAIDDKRTILFANESFRKEFAGNSRNLMGKNLFRIFGFNPTDQEEMESNIKLSKKGMVQNQEFKKQKIYYGYSVFRFGESIGIILKNITENKRLEKKIATLHTKLLQSQEEERIRLSRELHDGVGQTILAAKLNFQAYNRNPKVYGAQFDTGLLLIDKASQELRDIYTNLYPSTLREIGLEAAIRALSSDLFPSMDVEADLDLNLKPDLESTVANQVFRIVQEIFQNVIKHSQARKIYLKIHVKGRQLFLDAKDNGIGFQEKKARAKSSGFGLENIRRRVEDLNGKFKIESSSGKGTKFIVRIPLEKTKTHSPKKYETY; encoded by the coding sequence ATGCCGGATTTAAAACGTAAGATTGGAAAAAGTCTTTTCCCTCCGGTTACCTTAAAGTCAGGGCTTTCACCTAAATTTTTTCTCAACCTTCTCAAGGAAATTTCTCCTATCGTCGCAATCGACGATAAAAGAACAATTCTATTTGCCAACGAATCCTTCCGGAAAGAATTTGCAGGAAATTCTCGCAATTTGATGGGCAAAAATCTATTTCGGATTTTCGGTTTCAATCCAACGGATCAAGAGGAAATGGAATCGAACATCAAACTTTCCAAAAAAGGAATGGTTCAGAACCAAGAATTCAAAAAACAAAAGATTTACTATGGCTATTCCGTATTTCGTTTCGGGGAAAGTATAGGAATCATTCTCAAAAACATTACGGAAAATAAAAGGTTGGAAAAAAAAATCGCCACCCTTCACACCAAACTTTTACAATCACAGGAAGAAGAAAGAATTCGACTTTCCAGAGAATTACATGACGGAGTCGGTCAGACAATTCTCGCAGCCAAACTCAACTTCCAAGCATACAATAGAAATCCGAAAGTTTACGGAGCTCAGTTCGATACAGGCCTTCTTTTAATCGATAAAGCGAGTCAAGAACTGAGAGATATCTACACAAACTTATATCCTTCCACTCTTCGGGAAATCGGCCTGGAAGCCGCAATTCGCGCTTTGAGTTCGGATTTGTTTCCGTCTATGGACGTGGAAGCCGATTTGGATCTTAATCTGAAGCCGGATCTGGAATCCACGGTTGCAAACCAGGTTTTTAGAATCGTTCAGGAAATCTTTCAGAACGTGATCAAACATTCTCAAGCAAGAAAAATCTATCTCAAGATTCACGTCAAAGGAAGGCAGTTGTTCCTTGATGCAAAGGACAACGGGATCGGTTTTCAGGAAAAAAAAGCAAGAGCCAAGTCCTCCGGTTTTGGACTTGAAAATATCCGCAGAAGAGTAGAAGATTTAAACGGTAAATTTAAGATCGAATCCTCTTCGGGAAAAGGAACAAAATTTATCGTCCGAATTCCTTTAGAAAAAACAAAAACACATTCACCAAAAAAATATGAAACCTACTAA